The Ciconia boyciana chromosome 2, ASM3463844v1, whole genome shotgun sequence genome has a segment encoding these proteins:
- the MBOAT1 gene encoding lysophospholipid acyltransferase 1 has product MAEPPGAPHRTTGSTLLHPLSGLLGIPLDQINFVACQLFALLAAFWFRIYLGPSHASSAVRHAFATLFGIYFAVFCFGWYSIHLFVLVMMNYGIMNMASIPNIHRYSFVVAMGYLTLCHISRIYIFHYGILTTDFSGPLMIITQKITTLACQLHDGIGRQAEELTAEQNRLAVKTRPSLLEYLSYLLNFMSIIAGPCSNYKDYIAFIEGRHVHMKLLEVNWKQKGYDRLPDPSPTGAVMYKLCITLVSLILFLTLTKNFPMAYIIDNEFLDKTPFLSRLGYLYVVTQAAKPKYYFAWTLADAVNNAAGYGFSGVDERGTFRWDLLSNLNIWNIETATSFKMYIENWNIQTAAWLKRVCYDRAPWYPTALTFILSALWHGIYPGYYFTFLTGILITLAARAIRNNCRHYFLSSVPLKIAYDVVTWVVTQLAVCYTVAPFVMLAVEPTIKFYKSMYFHMHILSILVLLMLPIRPQAHSIRKPQNQAMQNSVKSKDK; this is encoded by the exons ATCAATTTTGTAGCCTGTCAACTGTTTGCACTTTTGGCTGCGTTTTGGTTTCGTATTTACTTGGGTCCCAGTcatgccagctctgctgttcGCCATGCATTTGCCACCCTCTTTGGAATATactttgctgtcttctgctttgGGTG GTATTCCATTCATCTTTTTGTCCTGGTGATGATGAACTATGGTATTATGAATATGGCGAGTATTCCCAACATCCACAG GTACTCCTTTGTCGTAGCTATGGGATACCTCACGTTGTGCCACATAAGCCGAATATACATATTTCATTATGGTATTCTCACTACAGATTTTTCCGG TCCCCTAATGATAATTACACAGAAGATCACAACACTTGCATGCCAGTTACATGATG gAATAGGGAGACAAGCTGAGGAACTCACTGCTGAGCAAAATCGGCTTGCTGTAAA GACAAGACCTTCTTTACTGGAGTATTTAAGCTATCTCCTCAATTTTATGAGCATCATAGCTGGGCCTTGCAGCAATTACAAGGATTATATAGCCTTCATTGAAGGGAGGCATGTGCACATGAAACTATTAGAAGTGAACTGGAAGCAGAAGGGTTATGACAGACTTCCTGATCCTTCTCCAACT GGAGCAGTGATGTACAAGCTGTGTATCACACTAGTATCTCTCATTTTATTCTTGACACTTACCAAGAACTTTCCTATGGCATATATTATTGATAATGAATTTCTTGATAAAACACCCTTCTTGTCAAGACTTGGTTACCTGTATGTTGTAACACAGGCAGCAAAACCAAAGTATTACTTTGCATGGACATTAG CAGATGCAGTCAACAATGCAGCTGGTTATGGATTCAGTGGAGTCGATGAGAGGGGCACTTTCCGCTGGGACCTGTTGTCCAATTTAAATATCTGGAACATTGAG ACTGcaacaagttttaaaatgtacattgaAAACTGGAACATTCAGACAGCTGCCTGGCTAAAACG TGTTTGCTATGATAGAGCTCCCTGGTACCCTACGGCTTTAACGTTTATCCTGTCGGCCCTGTGGCATGGTATCTATCCTGGATATTATTTTACGTTTCTCACTGGAATCCTTATCACACTCGCAGCCAGAGCA ATAAGAAACAATTGCAGACATTACTTCCTCTCGTCAGTGCCTCTCAAGATAGCCTACGACGTTGTTACCTGGGTTGTCACCCAACTGGCCGTGTGCTATACTGTTGCACCGTTTGTTATGCTGGCTGTTGAGCCCACGATTAAGTTTTACAA GTCTATGTATTTTCACATGCACATTCTAAGCATCCTGGTGTTGCTCATGTTACCAATCAGACCTCAAGCCCACTCCATAAGAAAGCCTCAGAATCAGGCCATGCAGAACTCTgttaaaagcaaagacaaataa